In Candidatus Methanosphaera massiliense, the following are encoded in one genomic region:
- a CDS encoding DUF2180 family protein gives MKCYVCAQEGKDTEAVAICIVCGMGLCEDHIVREEIEMWTGGYPFPAEKLDVTLPRILCKRCYEALQASEK, from the coding sequence ATGAAATGTTATGTATGTGCTCAAGAAGGAAAGGACACAGAAGCAGTAGCAATATGTATAGTGTGTGGTATGGGATTATGTGAAGATCACATAGTACGCGAAGAAATTGAAATGTGGACTGGAGGATACCCATTCCCAGCAGAGAAATTAGATGTAACTTTACCTAGGATCTTATGTAAAAGATGCTACGAAGCTTTACAAGCAAGTGAAAAGTAA